From Eschrichtius robustus isolate mEscRob2 chromosome 7, mEscRob2.pri, whole genome shotgun sequence, a single genomic window includes:
- the LOC137767443 gene encoding glutathione S-transferase omega-2-like, with protein sequence MTDDATRTLGKGSAPPGPVPEGLIRLYSMRFCPYAHRTRLVLRAKGIRHEVININLRNKPEWYFTKHPFGQIPVLENSKGQLIYESVIACEYLDDAFPGRKLYPYDSYERARQKMLLELFYKVPHLTKECLVTLRCGRGCADLKLALRQEFCNLEEILGYQNTIFFGGDCISMIDYLFWPWFERLDVYGIADCVNHTPALRLWIAAMKQDPTVCALLIDKNIFLGFLNLYFQNNPDAFDYGLSC encoded by the exons ATGACTGATGATGCGACCAGGACCTTGGGGAAAG GGAGCGCCCCCCCAGGGCCTGTCCCAGAGGGCCTGATCCGCCTCTACAGCATGAGGTTCTGCCCCTACGCGCACAGGACGCGCCTGGTCCTCCGGGCCAAAGGCATCAG ACATGAAGTTATCAACATTAACCTGAGAAACAAGCCTGAGTGGTACTTTACAAAGCACCCTTTTGGCCAAATTCCTGTCCTGGAGAACAGCAAAGGTCAACTGATCTATGAATCTGTCATTGCTTGTGAGTACCTGGATGACGCTTTTCCTGGAAGGAAGCTGTATCCATATGACTCTTATGAGCGAGCTCGCCAAAAGATGTTATTGGAGCTATTCTATAAG GTCCCACATTTGACCAAGGAGTGTCTGGTAACATTGAGATGTGGGAGAGGATGCGCTGATCTGAAGCTAGCCCTGCGTCAGGAgttctgcaacctggaagag ATTCTTGGCTATCAGAACACCATCTTCTTCGGTGGAGACTGTATATCCATGATTGATTACCTCTTTTGGCCCTGGTTTGAGCGGCTGGATGTATATGGAATAGCTGA CTGTGTGAACCACACCCCCGCGCTCCGCCTCTGGATCGCAGCCATGAAGCAGGACCCCACAGTATGTGCTCTGCTCATAGATAAGAACATCTTCCTCGGCTTCTTGAATCTCTATTTTCAGAACAACCCCGATGCCTTTGACTATGGCCTAAGTTGCTGA